A single region of the Lotus japonicus ecotype B-129 chromosome 4, LjGifu_v1.2 genome encodes:
- the LOC130710027 gene encoding expansin-A7 — protein sequence MAPIHQSCSFLLITFMITIIGKPPLVAGIFRPSQWTLAHATFYGDETASATMGGACGYGNLFLNGYGTDTAALSSTLFNNGYACGTCYQIKCVQASACYGNVPYTTVTATNLCPPNWSEASDNGGWCNPPRTHFDMAKPAFMKIAQWKAGIVPVMYRRVPCVRRGGLRFSFQGNGYWLLVYLMNVGGGGDVSKMWVKGSRTGWISMSHNWGASYQAFATLRGQALSFRVTSYTTRETITAWNVAPANWAAGLTYSTPVNFH from the exons ATGGCTCCAATTCACCAATCTTGTAGCTTCTTGTTGATCACATTCATGATCACAATCATAGGGAAGCCTCCACTAGTAGCTGGCATATTTCGACCTAGTCAATGGACTCTTGCACATGCCACATTTTATGGTGACGAGACTGCTTCCGCCACCatgg GAGGAGCATGTGGGTACGGAAATTTGTTCTTGAACGGTTACGGAACAGATACAGCTGCATTGAGCTCGACGTTGTTCAACAATGGGTACGCTTGTGGAACTTGTTACCAAATAAAATGCGTCCAAGCGAGCGCGTGCTATGGCAATGTGCCTTACACCACGGTGACCGCCACCAATCTGTGCCCTCCTAATTGGTCTGAGGCTTCCGATAACGGCGGCTGGTGTAACCCTCCGCGTACGCATTTTGACATGGCCAAGCCTGCCTTCATGAAAATTGCGCAATGGAAGGCCGGCATTGTCCCCGTTATGTACCGCAG GGTCCCGTGCGTGAGGCGCGGAGGGCTTCGATTCTCTTTCCAAGGAAACGGGTATTGGTTGTTGGTGTACTTGATGAACGTGGGAGGTGGAGGTGATGTTTCCAAGATGTGGGTGAAAGGAAGCAGAACAGGGTGGATTAGTATGAGCCATAACTGGGGTGCTTCATACCAAGCATTTGCAACACTGAGAGGCCAAGCTCTTTCTTTCAGAGTTACTTCCTACACCACCAGAGAAACCATAACAGCATGGAATGTTGCTCCTGCTAATTGGGCTGCAGGATTAACTTATTCCACCCCTGTCAACTTCCATTAA